AATTATGGCTCGACCTCCGGTGATGGGCTCCTGTATCCTGGGTGCGGACATCACCTCTTTATCCAAGACGATGGCCAGACGCTGCCTCACATATCGCGTGGTGACATCGGCAAATTTTTTCGTTCCTTCCTTAGTGAATTCAATCTCAACTATGGGTTTACTCAGCTCTCCAAAGCTCGGACGGGCATTCTTCAAAGCCTTCCCGGTCATCAACACCTTGCCCAGAATCACCTTGCCCTCTTTATCTGTTCCCTTTACCTCGATGAATTCCAGTAGAGCCGTTTTACCGATTATCTCCAAAGCTTCTTGTGGATTCTTTATCCCTGGGAGCTGTACCAAAATACTGTTCCTGCCCTGACGTTCGATTTGCGGTTCCGTTACACCGAGCTTATCCACGCGCTGTCGAATGACAAACAAAGCCTGTTCCATGGATCGTTCAGTCACAGGTGCACCTGGCTTCTCCTTTGCGGAGAGGATGACGTGCATCCCGCCCTTCAAATCCAGCCCCAGCTTGGGAGGGTCCTTAATTATGAAATAAACGCAAACAGCAACCAATATTAGGACAAAACCTATACTTAAAAAGTACTTCTGCTTGCTGGTCATTCACTTCTCCCATTTCAGGACATAAGCCCTGCAAATTTAAAATGCAAAGATCAAAAATCAAAATTGCAGAAAAAGATTAGCAGAAATGGCTTTTCGCCGCAATAACTCAGGGTTGTTCTCTTCTGCGCCCAATGGCCTTTCTGTCCACAGTGATCTTGATATTCTCCGCAATTTTCAGCGAAACCGTGTTTTCAGTGAGCGATTTAATTACACCGTGTATCCCTCCGATGGTCACCACTTTATCACCCACCCTTAGCTCGGATATCAACTTCTGGTGTCTCCTTGCCCGCTGCCGCTGGGGACGGATTAAGAGAAAGTAAAAAATTGCAAGCAGAAAAACCAACCAAATGACGGAGGCATATTGACCCGTGTCCATAACATCAGTCCTCTCATCTCATTTTGGCTTTACGTTCCATATAATCCAGTGAAAATCCTTTTTATTCAAGCACCGCGAATTCGGATGTCGGATAACGGGTTAAAAAATCTTCTCTAAATTTCGCGAAAGAATCATCCAATATGGCCTTTCTCGCGTCAGCAAGTAGATTGAAGATAAATGCTAAATTATGCCAGGTAAGAAGTCTGTGAGCGAGAATTTCTCCGATATTGTGAAGATGTCTTAAGTACGCACGAGTATAATTTCCGCAAACATAGCAGGAGCAAGAGGGATCGAGGGGCTTAAAATCCCTGTTATATTTGGCATTCCGGAGATTTATTTTCCCCTCCGTTGTAAAAACAGCTCCATTTCGAGCCACTCTTGTGGGAAGGGCACAGTCAAACATATCGATTCCCAATCCAATGGATTCCAAAAGACTCGAGGGATTGCCCACACCCATGAGATATCGGGGTTTATCGAAAGGAATGAAAGATAGGGTGGGCTCGAGGACTTCAAACATGAGATCGTGAGGCTCTCCCACGCTGAATCCCCCTATCCCATAACCCGGAAAATCTATCTCCAGCGTTTTTTCCGCACTTAATCTTCTCAAATCTGGATGGATTCCACCCTGGATGATTCCAAATAAAGCCTGTTTGGGATTTTCGTGATTTTTCTTGCATCTTTCCGCCCAATTGAGGGTTCTCAACACCGCCTCACGTATATAATCGAATTCTGCAGGATAAGGTGTGCATTGGTCAAGAACCATGATGATATCCGCACCCAGGGCATGCTGAATTTCCATAACCCTTTCAGGAGAGAGGAAATGAATTGAACCATCGAAGATGGATCGGAATTTAACCCCCTCATCGGTGACCTTTAGGGTGGGGCTCAAGCTAAAAATCTGATATCCTCCACTGTCGGTGATAATTGGTCCGCTCCAGTGCATAAAGCGGTGTAATCCTCCGGCTTCCTTAATCACTTCGTGCCCTGGGCGCAAATATAGATGGTAAGTATTGCCCAGAATCAATTGGGCACCCATCCCCCTCAATTCTTCAGGGGTTAGGGTCTTGACCGCCCCCTTCGTTCCCACGGGTACGAACACAGGAGTGTCGATCTCCCCGTGAGGAGTAATGATCCTACCGACGCGGGCACGAGTATTCTTATCGGCGTGTAAAACTTCAAATTTAAAACTCATTCTAATTGTTCACAGTTAACGGTTCACGTGTATTATTAAGATGGATTAACACTATGGTCGGGGTGAAGTGCTCCGAAAACACCCCGAAGAACGCTGTCGCGTCTACGGGGCAGGCGCATTTACGGCCGTTTACCCCTCCCTCTAATGTCTAAAATGTAAACCAAACTCGTTAAT
The nucleotide sequence above comes from Actinomycetota bacterium. Encoded proteins:
- the yajC gene encoding preprotein translocase subunit YajC; its protein translation is MDTGQYASVIWLVFLLAIFYFLLIRPQRQRARRHQKLISELRVGDKVVTIGGIHGVIKSLTENTVSLKIAENIKITVDRKAIGRRREQP
- the tgt gene encoding tRNA guanosine(34) transglycosylase Tgt, whose protein sequence is MSFKFEVLHADKNTRARVGRIITPHGEIDTPVFVPVGTKGAVKTLTPEELRGMGAQLILGNTYHLYLRPGHEVIKEAGGLHRFMHWSGPIITDSGGYQIFSLSPTLKVTDEGVKFRSIFDGSIHFLSPERVMEIQHALGADIIMVLDQCTPYPAEFDYIREAVLRTLNWAERCKKNHENPKQALFGIIQGGIHPDLRRLSAEKTLEIDFPGYGIGGFSVGEPHDLMFEVLEPTLSFIPFDKPRYLMGVGNPSSLLESIGLGIDMFDCALPTRVARNGAVFTTEGKINLRNAKYNRDFKPLDPSCSCYVCGNYTRAYLRHLHNIGEILAHRLLTWHNLAFIFNLLADARKAILDDSFAKFREDFLTRYPTSEFAVLE